One part of the Pseudemcibacter aquimaris genome encodes these proteins:
- a CDS encoding YceD family protein yields MSEDLPENEFVRLVDLKPIEKKGFDINIEADEEERQKLAGRFSIPGILKLEANCTIKKRAQKQVGDFQLSVVLNAEVIQECVMTLDDVNESIHEEFTIIFELDDKGRQKEEEEKEVEFSLEDEDIEVISGSEIDLGEYVAEYLSLAMNPYPRQNTVDKEKLGYEIMDEEDVIAEPEKKNPFAVLKDLKHKT; encoded by the coding sequence ATGAGCGAAGATTTACCTGAAAATGAATTTGTGAGATTGGTTGATCTAAAACCAATTGAAAAAAAAGGCTTCGACATCAACATTGAAGCAGACGAAGAAGAGAGGCAAAAACTGGCGGGTCGCTTTTCAATTCCTGGAATTTTAAAGCTTGAAGCAAACTGTACAATTAAAAAACGAGCTCAAAAACAAGTTGGTGATTTCCAATTGAGTGTCGTTCTGAATGCGGAAGTTATTCAGGAATGTGTAATGACGCTTGATGATGTAAACGAATCAATTCATGAAGAATTTACAATAATTTTCGAACTGGATGATAAAGGCAGACAAAAAGAGGAAGAAGAAAAAGAAGTAGAGTTTTCTTTGGAAGATGAGGATATTGAAGTTATTAGTGGCTCGGAAATTGATCTGGGTGAATATGTGGCTGAATATCTTTCCTTAGCGATGAACCCTTATCCCCGACAAAACACCGTTGATAAAGAAAAACTGGGTTATGAAATTATGGATGAAGAAGACGTGATTGCAGAACCAGAAAAGAAAAATCCGTTTGCTGTTTTAAAAGACCTTAAACATAAGACTTGA